The following coding sequences are from one Nitrospirota bacterium window:
- a CDS encoding tetratricopeptide repeat protein, with product MPVLLTRSYIVFLIFLLMGSFVYFNAIDNPFRLDDFEDIVENIHIRDTGNILQFFIEPRLSTNDPANAGHYRPLVAASYVVNYALGGLNPAGYHLVNLLFHVGSSFLVFLILQAIIPQPANLTGITTAFLAPFSAGLIYLIHPFNSEAINYVSARSSLMSGFFYLLAFYCWVKYRGAKTSNFYIFSLLAFVAGMLCKEVVITLPLVLWLYDLYFRGRGPSPSDSSVIIPDPGRSRLRTLVHWRTYVPYLPFVLIVMVPYLVIRLFSFGRVLDPFQRDLMTQLFTELPVLVRHWQMFFFPSGLTLIHDVEIKHSITMTVLFSGILILLYFVSAIYLMIRGSAKRRIVSFFMIWFIIVLLPTTIIPLNAVFQENRGYLAMVSFTVLAGVSLSELDTRIARVVMVVVLVFLLGAYSVVTVYRNTIWGDSVVFWKDVLDKTPGSGLAYAGLAAAYATRGDLFLAREEAKKGINAAPNNFSLRLNLGRIYQALGQPENAIEEYENALRISSTQVIVWNDLAALYLQKGDLNRSELYWRKVAEVWKDRPHVYYNLGVIAVERGRLQDAEGQFNKAISLSPSYFQARYELGMTLEKLGRLGEAGVQYQEIIRLASGESEAIASMTEKERKEQEETAEKARQRLSRSNSPAH from the coding sequence TTGCCAGTACTCCTGACACGTTCATATATTGTTTTTCTTATCTTCCTTCTAATGGGGAGTTTTGTCTATTTCAACGCAATAGACAATCCTTTCCGTCTGGATGACTTTGAAGATATTGTAGAAAACATACATATCCGGGATACCGGGAATATCCTGCAGTTTTTTATTGAGCCCCGGCTAAGTACGAATGACCCTGCCAACGCCGGCCACTACCGTCCTCTTGTGGCTGCGAGCTATGTGGTCAATTATGCACTTGGAGGTTTAAACCCTGCCGGCTATCACCTGGTAAACCTGCTCTTTCATGTCGGATCGTCATTTCTGGTATTTTTAATACTTCAGGCCATTATCCCGCAACCAGCCAACTTAACAGGAATCACCACCGCCTTTCTTGCCCCCTTTTCGGCAGGTCTTATTTATCTTATCCATCCTTTTAACTCAGAGGCCATTAATTACGTCAGTGCCAGGTCCAGCCTAATGAGCGGGTTCTTCTACCTCCTTGCCTTTTACTGCTGGGTGAAGTACAGGGGTGCGAAGACCTCTAACTTCTACATCTTCTCTCTCCTTGCCTTTGTAGCAGGGATGCTGTGTAAGGAGGTGGTTATTACGCTGCCTCTTGTATTATGGCTGTATGACCTTTACTTCCGTGGGCGCGGGCCAAGTCCTTCGGATTCATCTGTAATTATACCGGACCCCGGGCGCTCTCGACTCCGCACTTTAGTTCACTGGCGTACTTATGTACCATATCTTCCTTTTGTGCTTATTGTGATGGTCCCGTACCTGGTAATCCGGTTATTCTCTTTCGGGAGGGTGCTTGACCCATTTCAGCGTGATTTGATGACGCAGCTATTTACCGAGCTGCCGGTGCTGGTAAGACACTGGCAGATGTTCTTTTTCCCCTCCGGATTGACGCTTATCCATGATGTAGAGATAAAACACAGTATCACAATGACTGTTCTGTTTTCAGGTATCTTGATATTACTTTATTTTGTTTCCGCCATTTACCTTATGATCCGGGGCAGCGCTAAGCGGCGTATAGTATCATTCTTTATGATCTGGTTTATTATCGTGCTTTTGCCAACTACAATCATTCCCCTGAATGCTGTTTTTCAGGAGAATCGCGGGTATCTGGCTATGGTGAGTTTTACGGTTTTGGCAGGGGTGAGTTTATCGGAACTGGACACGAGGATAGCCCGGGTGGTCATGGTGGTTGTTTTAGTGTTTTTACTCGGGGCATATAGTGTTGTTACGGTTTACCGCAATACGATATGGGGGGACAGTGTAGTATTCTGGAAGGATGTCCTGGATAAAACACCCGGCTCCGGCCTGGCCTATGCAGGACTGGCAGCGGCTTATGCAACCCGTGGAGATTTATTTCTTGCACGTGAAGAGGCAAAGAAGGGAATAAATGCAGCTCCGAATAATTTTTCTCTCCGGCTTAATCTGGGCCGCATTTATCAGGCACTTGGACAACCTGAGAATGCAATAGAGGAATATGAGAATGCACTGAGGATCTCTTCTACCCAGGTCATTGTCTGGAATGACCTGGCAGCTTTATACCTGCAGAAGGGTGATCTGAATCGTTCGGAGTTGTATTGGAGGAAAGTGGCAGAGGTATGGAAAGACCGGCCCCATGTCTATTATAATCTCGGTGTTATCGCCGTGGAACGCGGCAGATTACAGGATGCAGAGGGTCAGTTTAACAAGGCCATCAGCCTCAGTCCTTCTTATTTTCAGGCCAGATATGAACTCGGTATGACGCTTGAAAAACTTGGCAGGTTGGGGGAAGCGGGTGTGCAGTATCAGGAAATTATCAGGCTGGCTTCCGGGGAGAGTGAAGCAATTGCATCTATGACGGAGAAGGAAAGAAAGGAGCAGGAGGAGACTGCAGAAAAGGCACGCCAAAGGCTTTCCCGCAGCAATAGCCCTGCGCATTAG